In the genome of Podospora pseudocomata strain CBS 415.72m chromosome 7, whole genome shotgun sequence, the window GCCTGTCATGCAATGGCCATTCCAAACACCACACTTGTGAGAACCACAGCAAGGTATTCATGACTTTGTTGTATTATCATTTCTAGGAGGTTTTCTCCGATGCCCGCCAACTCcatgcctgctgctgctcaactAAGCCAGTCCCTCACTAAAGCCCATACTTTTGCGTCTTCATGAAATCCATGCCCGCCGCAAAATGAAACAACTTAGCCGCCACAAtaaacctctccctcttgcTATACTCCACCAGCTTCTCATATAGCTCTGCCAGCGGGACGACCACCCGCTCAATGtgctccccatcctccaacctctgCTCCGGCAGCGAGCCCGCCTCCAGCTCAGGCACCTCCACTTCTACCATAGCCATCTGCATATTCGCATTCGACAAGCCCGGATCAGCCGCCTGCACCGGGCTGACACTCAGCACCCTGCTCACTTCGTaccccgtctcctccttgaaCTCCCTCACTGCCGCCTCTTCGGCTgtctcatcctcgtcgataAGACCGGCAGGCCACTCGACAGTGTAAGCGTCTAGTGGGGGGCGGTATTGGATCACTAGCAGTGTGGAGGGGGCCTTGTTGGGAGAAAGCAAGATGTTGCCAATCGCTACAGCGTCGACGCCTGTTTTGGCGGAGCGAGTCTTGCGGGAGGCGACCTCCCATGTGCGTGCTTTGCCTGTTTGGTCGGTGTACTCGATCTTTTGAAGAGTCACCCATCTGGCTTCCGAGGTGGGAAGTTCCGTGACCGAGGTGATGGCTGGTTCTTGCTTCTTGTGGAGGGTTTGCGTCATCTTGGATTTGAGGATGTGAGGGAAGGAGTTGCGGCGGGGTTTGGCAGGGGCGGTCGTGGTAGAGTGATGGTGAAAAAGCAGGTCCAaatgccggtggtggtgggtatgatgatggtgaggatctgtgaaggtggtggtgtgcttgtttggggtgaggatgaggttgttggtgagagaGGGAATGAACAAGTCCATAAGAGGGCGAGTCAAAGCGGGGCTGGCTAAGCGGCGAGGAATGATGCCCCGCAACTGCATGAGATGAAGAAAGGCAGTCAAACGAAATACTTGGTAAAAATGATGGATAATTGGAAGAAGTCTTTGACTTTGTTTCTGCTAATTTAACACTCTTTCTCAAGATTTTCAGATTTTGGGGGCTGAAACAGTTCAGGTTCAGTTGATGAGTTCAGATGACTTGGATGAGAGGTGGGTCAAGTTGCGTCACCATCTCAGCGCAATTCAGGTACGGGTTAGGGTTTATAATGACGATGACAATGACAGCAATCGAGGAGGCATCATGCCAAATGATTGACAACGACAAAGAGCATTGAGCTTTCTAGAGTATTTACAGCTCGATCAACTATGTACAGGAAAGAGCAAATTCACCACCGAAAGTCGAACAGCAGGGAGACCGGAGCTTCCAGCATGGCCCTGCCTCATTCCGTCTGCACCGTATCCCCTTTCATGGAAGGAGCTTAGAAGTAGCTCTGGTCAATGACGGCAGGCCCGGGGACCTTGTAGGTACCAAAGTCGCCCCAGATGTTGATGAGAATACCAGCTGTAACACAATCAATCATCA includes:
- a CDS encoding hypothetical protein (COG:L; EggNog:ENOG503NZ8Q); the protein is MQLRGIIPRRLASPALTRPLMDLFIPSLTNNLILTPNKHTTTFTDPHHHHTHHHRHLDLLFHHHSTTTAPAKPRRNSFPHILKSKMTQTLHKKQEPAITSVTELPTSEARWVTLQKIEYTDQTGKARTWEVASRKTRSAKTGVDAVAIGNILLSPNKAPSTLLVIQYRPPLDAYTVEWPAGLIDEDETAEEAAVREFKEETGYEVSRVLSVSPVQAADPGLSNANMQMAMVEVEVPELEAGSLPEQRLEDGEHIERVVVPLAELYEKLVEYSKRERFIVAAKLFHFAAGMDFMKTQKYGL